The Megasphaera stantonii genome includes a window with the following:
- a CDS encoding MarR family winged helix-turn-helix transcriptional regulator has translation MADTQLDDALIRQLHVTVRAFTKGVNEVMKPLGLYSSEWAVLNFVANHDSFPQSDIAAALEIEGAAISKTLSKMEQKGLIVRTSSQDKREKRISLTEKGRELYPLAAQAAGNHRSAVLAGLSRDDRQQMLSFIQSMLDRIHGD, from the coding sequence ATGGCTGATACACAGTTAGACGACGCATTAATACGGCAGCTTCACGTCACGGTCCGAGCCTTTACGAAAGGCGTCAACGAGGTCATGAAGCCCCTCGGCCTGTACAGCTCCGAGTGGGCCGTCCTCAACTTCGTCGCCAATCACGACTCCTTTCCCCAATCGGACATCGCCGCAGCCTTGGAAATCGAAGGGGCGGCCATTTCCAAGACCCTGAGCAAGATGGAGCAGAAAGGACTCATCGTGCGGACGAGCAGCCAGGACAAACGGGAAAAACGCATTTCCCTCACAGAAAAGGGCCGGGAGCTGTACCCCCTGGCAGCCCAGGCCGCCGGCAATCACCGCAGCGCCGTCTTAGCGGGCCTCTCACGGGACGACCGGCAGCAGATGCTGTCCTTCATCCAGTCCATGCTGGATCGCATTCACGGCGACTAA
- a CDS encoding MFS transporter, translating to MTKAPLWTRRFFAIIIANGLLFASFHCLLPTLPLYVASLGASGAEIGLISGIFGVSAIFIRFFTDDFVKLLGKKKCLYLGLFFSLISTVAYAFFTSIHMLLIARVVQGLGFGLGTTFAAALAVDIIPSSRRGEGVGYFGLGNTISMGIAPALGVMLLTDFSSDFLFAFSTIAAALAVGCTVFCSESASAVRRSRRAPKVKVPWRSRFFEAGTGFPSFFTMLFGLAYGCVNTFIALLAQEVHIPNSGFFFVVGTVFVFLTRTFGGRVYDSKGPFWVLLPGIVSYTVGLVVIINATSFTALMIAAVFYGTGAGLIMPSLMTWLFNSVAPERRSSASATYYNMLDVGTSGGIIVLGGVAGVIGYVNMFYYVLAAMVLFLAAFLGQHFYKPSAARKLMVHQEDSAHG from the coding sequence ATGACGAAAGCTCCGTTATGGACAAGACGTTTTTTTGCTATCATTATTGCCAACGGCCTGTTATTTGCCAGCTTCCACTGCTTATTGCCGACGCTGCCCCTGTACGTGGCGTCCTTAGGCGCGTCGGGCGCGGAAATCGGCCTGATTTCCGGCATCTTCGGCGTGTCGGCCATCTTCATCCGCTTCTTTACGGATGATTTTGTCAAGCTGCTGGGCAAGAAAAAATGCTTATACCTGGGCCTGTTTTTCTCCCTCATTTCGACAGTAGCCTACGCCTTCTTCACATCCATCCACATGCTGCTGATTGCCCGTGTCGTACAAGGGCTGGGCTTCGGCCTGGGCACGACCTTTGCCGCCGCCCTGGCCGTCGACATCATCCCCTCGTCGCGCCGCGGCGAAGGTGTCGGCTATTTCGGGTTAGGCAACACCATTTCTATGGGCATCGCCCCGGCTCTGGGCGTCATGCTTCTTACTGATTTCAGCTCCGATTTCCTCTTTGCCTTTTCCACCATCGCCGCCGCCTTGGCCGTCGGCTGCACCGTGTTCTGCAGCGAATCAGCCAGCGCCGTCCGCCGCTCCCGCCGCGCGCCGAAGGTAAAGGTACCGTGGCGGAGCCGTTTCTTCGAAGCCGGCACGGGGTTTCCCTCCTTCTTTACGATGCTCTTTGGCCTGGCCTACGGCTGCGTCAATACCTTCATCGCCCTGCTGGCCCAAGAAGTCCATATTCCCAACTCAGGCTTCTTCTTCGTCGTCGGTACGGTATTCGTCTTTCTGACCCGTACCTTCGGCGGCCGGGTCTACGACAGCAAGGGGCCCTTCTGGGTACTGCTGCCGGGTATCGTCTCCTACACCGTCGGCCTGGTCGTCATCATCAACGCTACTTCCTTTACGGCCCTCATGATTGCCGCCGTCTTTTACGGCACCGGCGCAGGACTCATCATGCCGTCCCTTATGACCTGGCTGTTTAACTCCGTCGCGCCGGAACGCCGCAGCAGCGCCAGCGCTACCTACTACAACATGCTGGACGTCGGCACCAGCGGCGGCATTATCGTCCTCGGCGGCGTCGCCGGCGTCATCGGCTACGTCAACATGTTTTACTATGTCCTGGCCGCTATGGTATTGTTCTTAGCCGCTTTCTTAGGCCAGCATTTCTATAAGCCGTCGGCAGCCCGCAAGCTGATGGTGCATCAGGAGGATTCCGCTCATGGCTGA
- a CDS encoding peptidylprolyl isomerase: MADTVYAVFKTNHGDFTVELFPDKAPITVANFRKLAESGFYDGTIFHRIIPQFMIQGGDPEGTGYGGSDEMIPDEFDPSLTFAEPGVLAMANAGPNTGSSQFFVTVVPTPWLQNHHSIFGKVVKNYDVVEALSQVPTNRFDRPLDDVVLETVAITDTL, from the coding sequence ATGGCAGACACAGTATACGCAGTATTTAAGACCAATCACGGCGATTTCACCGTCGAATTATTCCCCGACAAGGCGCCCATTACGGTGGCGAACTTCCGCAAGCTGGCCGAATCGGGCTTTTACGACGGCACGATTTTCCACCGCATCATTCCCCAGTTCATGATCCAGGGCGGCGACCCCGAAGGCACGGGCTACGGCGGTTCGGACGAAATGATCCCTGACGAATTCGACCCGTCCCTGACCTTTGCCGAACCGGGCGTCCTGGCCATGGCCAACGCCGGCCCCAACACGGGCAGCTCCCAGTTCTTCGTCACCGTCGTGCCGACGCCGTGGCTCCAGAACCACCACTCCATTTTCGGCAAGGTCGTCAAAAATTACGACGTCGTCGAAGCCCTCAGCCAGGTGCCGACGAACCGGTTTGACCGTCCTCTCGACGACGTAGTCCTCGAAACCGTCGCCATTACGGATACGCTCTAA
- a CDS encoding GIY-YIG nuclease family protein has translation MPFYTYMVRCADGTLYTGWTLDVDKRVAAHNAGRGAKYTRSRRPVRLVWSRAFPTKHDAMHWEWQIKQMPRAEKEALCQSLPKEMV, from the coding sequence ATGCCATTTTATACCTACATGGTGCGCTGCGCTGACGGCACGCTGTACACCGGCTGGACCTTGGACGTAGACAAGCGCGTCGCCGCTCACAACGCGGGCCGCGGCGCCAAGTATACTCGTTCCCGTCGTCCCGTCCGCCTCGTGTGGAGCCGGGCCTTCCCGACGAAGCACGACGCGATGCACTGGGAATGGCAGATCAAGCAGATGCCCCGGGCAGAAAAAGAAGCCCTCTGCCAGTCCCTGCCAAAGGAGATGGTATAA
- a CDS encoding M48 family metallopeptidase: MIHWKKALTAGFLSLTLFAVPVSTAMAASWWQTLAYGAAAMTLAKQQLTKMDDGAKQQMLASTQAKTGVVAGEAYGDRLEGIQRNIVATGMIERQYDVYANPSEDLNAFETIGGVISVNKGMMDALSDDELAFTLCHEMQHGEKRHAVNGVLKSIGIATLVDVALGGDLNVLDVLLGSVAVNYIDNEVVTMDQEKEADAHGFDVFKNTQYNVGGAASSMQLVYEQYGELYQEGFKRIINPNNHPQMTSRIEKLAFRMSQWSGNHVQVGGDVVYVNAQPVIHPVPSGDYSPRRRAFLAAGNLARVTHNEYGEAIDEDEVQAVPLNQQDKKGKKAHKDAPIYPPAWNVAQHGSDIYVNGLRIMTCAPGDDGGAITQSLEKALKAEPAMLSEKEIKKLNKEWKKQYEADKKAKEEAEQATAEAQQPAEAS, encoded by the coding sequence ATGATACATTGGAAGAAAGCCTTGACGGCAGGCTTCCTGAGCCTGACCTTGTTCGCCGTCCCCGTCAGCACGGCTATGGCCGCGTCGTGGTGGCAGACCCTGGCCTACGGGGCCGCCGCCATGACCTTGGCCAAGCAGCAGCTGACGAAAATGGACGACGGCGCGAAGCAGCAGATGCTGGCCAGCACCCAGGCCAAGACGGGCGTCGTCGCCGGCGAAGCCTACGGCGACCGTTTGGAAGGGATTCAGCGCAACATCGTAGCCACGGGCATGATCGAACGCCAATACGACGTATACGCCAACCCGTCGGAGGACCTGAACGCCTTTGAAACCATCGGCGGCGTCATTTCCGTCAACAAGGGCATGATGGACGCCCTGAGCGACGACGAGCTGGCCTTTACGCTGTGCCATGAAATGCAGCACGGCGAAAAACGCCACGCCGTCAACGGCGTCTTGAAGAGCATCGGCATCGCGACCCTCGTCGATGTGGCTCTCGGCGGCGACCTCAACGTCCTCGACGTCCTCTTGGGCAGCGTCGCCGTCAACTACATCGACAACGAAGTGGTGACGATGGACCAGGAAAAAGAAGCCGACGCCCACGGGTTTGACGTCTTCAAGAACACCCAGTACAACGTCGGCGGCGCGGCCTCGTCCATGCAGCTCGTCTACGAGCAGTACGGCGAGCTGTATCAGGAAGGCTTCAAGCGCATCATCAATCCGAACAACCATCCGCAGATGACCAGCCGCATTGAAAAGCTGGCTTTCCGCATGAGCCAGTGGTCGGGCAACCACGTCCAGGTCGGCGGCGACGTCGTGTACGTCAACGCCCAGCCGGTCATCCATCCCGTCCCGTCGGGCGACTACTCGCCGCGGCGTAGGGCCTTTCTGGCGGCGGGCAATCTGGCCCGCGTGACCCACAACGAGTACGGCGAGGCCATCGATGAAGACGAAGTCCAGGCCGTGCCGCTGAACCAGCAGGATAAAAAGGGCAAGAAAGCCCATAAGGACGCCCCCATCTATCCGCCGGCATGGAACGTAGCCCAGCATGGTTCCGACATTTACGTCAACGGCCTGCGCATCATGACCTGCGCGCCCGGCGACGACGGAGGGGCCATTACCCAATCCCTGGAAAAGGCCTTGAAGGCCGAGCCGGCCATGTTGTCGGAAAAGGAAATCAAGAAGCTCAACAAAGAGTGGAAAAAACAATACGAAGCAGATAAGAAAGCCAAAGAAGAGGCCGAACAGGCCACGGCGGAAGCCCAGCAGCCTGCCGAAGCTTCGTAG
- a CDS encoding SGNH/GDSL hydrolase family protein translates to MRYSAFCCAVLTALTLGAGLVAVAYQTAEPQELVDPPMEQARHLLIDHAETDCRHQPLVIAHYTADDPASSRPVLRWSRIDGAVMYDVQVVKRHGGGPSPCYEPVMAVQRVYSTACELLLPAGCREPVLYWRVKPLNLRGQAIGPFSELEPLPVDWQKQDVVKPVPLSTYNQGQGQTLLYPVYDWIAMPDADHYEVEILDAPPENPNGTAPSTHRIAVYTTSIAHQYDSQARMSAQPFYWRVRAVRSDGSPLGVYSDASSYTTDPGRPCAAAIYGDSISHGGGSVSYSPADWEFSYGHYLAFPTVNLSFSGDTSRTAVERFDKDVAPFRPPYLLILMGTNSLRAGVEPADVIADMEQVKAKCLAYGIRPVFLTLPPLNPDNIRAAFGQDTVRSWREAIAAVNSYVKTQVHVDITPGMADERGELREDLAVDGLHLDPPGKRLMAEAINAAWPDITALPDEAWNSDDEL, encoded by the coding sequence ATGCGTTACAGCGCTTTCTGCTGCGCCGTCCTGACAGCCCTTACCCTGGGCGCGGGCCTCGTCGCCGTGGCCTATCAGACGGCAGAGCCCCAGGAGCTCGTCGACCCGCCGATGGAACAAGCCCGCCATCTGTTGATCGACCACGCGGAGACAGACTGCCGGCATCAGCCCCTTGTCATAGCACATTATACGGCGGACGATCCGGCGTCATCCCGGCCGGTCCTGCGCTGGAGCCGTATCGACGGCGCCGTCATGTACGACGTGCAGGTTGTAAAGCGCCATGGCGGCGGCCCGTCTCCGTGCTACGAGCCGGTCATGGCGGTGCAGCGCGTCTACAGTACGGCCTGCGAGCTCCTGCTTCCCGCCGGCTGCCGCGAACCCGTCCTGTACTGGCGCGTCAAGCCCCTGAACCTGCGCGGCCAAGCCATCGGCCCCTTTTCCGAGCTGGAGCCCCTGCCCGTAGACTGGCAGAAACAGGACGTAGTCAAGCCCGTTCCCCTGTCGACGTACAATCAGGGCCAGGGGCAGACCTTGCTCTATCCCGTGTACGACTGGATTGCCATGCCCGATGCCGACCATTACGAAGTAGAAATCCTCGACGCGCCGCCGGAAAATCCCAACGGCACAGCGCCCTCGACGCACCGCATCGCCGTCTATACGACGTCAATCGCCCATCAGTACGACAGCCAGGCGCGCATGTCGGCGCAGCCCTTCTATTGGCGCGTCCGGGCCGTCCGCAGCGACGGCAGTCCTTTGGGCGTGTACTCCGACGCCTCGTCGTATACGACCGACCCGGGCCGGCCCTGCGCGGCCGCTATCTACGGGGACAGCATCAGCCACGGCGGCGGCAGCGTGTCCTATTCGCCGGCGGACTGGGAATTCAGCTACGGCCATTACCTCGCGTTCCCTACGGTCAACCTGTCCTTCAGCGGCGACACGAGCCGCACGGCCGTCGAGCGGTTTGACAAGGACGTCGCGCCCTTTCGGCCGCCGTACTTGCTCATCCTCATGGGGACGAACAGCCTCCGCGCCGGCGTCGAGCCGGCCGACGTCATCGCCGACATGGAACAGGTCAAAGCGAAATGCCTGGCATACGGCATCCGCCCCGTCTTTCTAACCTTGCCGCCCCTCAACCCGGACAACATCCGCGCGGCCTTTGGGCAGGACACGGTACGGAGCTGGCGCGAAGCCATTGCGGCGGTCAATTCCTATGTGAAGACCCAGGTTCACGTAGACATTACGCCGGGCATGGCCGACGAACGAGGCGAGCTGCGGGAAGACCTGGCCGTCGACGGGCTCCACCTCGACCCGCCGGGCAAGCGCCTCATGGCCGAGGCCATCAACGCTGCCTGGCCGGATATTACGGCTCTTCCCGACGAAGCGTGGAATTCTGATGATGAATTATAA
- a CDS encoding winged helix-turn-helix transcriptional regulator produces the protein MSMKPYEGALQALSDVPFGYTLSLIGGKWRLIILYFLVEYETIRFNELKRKIGAITYKTLSEQLKGMERDGLIVRREYPQIPPKVEYSLSDKGRSLYPIMEAMCRWGEAHRPDDTTPEPTEKPGE, from the coding sequence ATGAGCATGAAGCCCTACGAAGGAGCCCTGCAGGCCTTGTCCGACGTCCCCTTCGGCTACACCCTGTCCCTGATCGGCGGCAAATGGCGGCTAATCATCTTGTATTTTCTCGTCGAATACGAGACCATCCGCTTCAACGAGCTGAAGCGAAAAATCGGGGCCATTACCTACAAGACGCTGAGCGAGCAGCTGAAAGGCATGGAGCGCGACGGCCTGATCGTCCGCCGTGAATATCCCCAAATCCCGCCGAAGGTCGAATACAGCCTGTCAGACAAAGGGCGCTCCCTCTACCCGATCATGGAAGCCATGTGCCGCTGGGGCGAGGCCCATCGGCCCGACGACACCACACCTGAACCCACGGAAAAGCCAGGCGAATAG
- a CDS encoding TIGR04076 family protein, whose product MKNVKITILKTTLDAELAAQYGVPGLTACPMMREGQVFYADYAKPEGFCDEAWKAIYQYVFALAHGDGKTLFYHGDWIAKPNVAICSCNDGLRPVIMKLEGTDEEAERSYVPVR is encoded by the coding sequence ATGAAAAACGTAAAAATCACCATACTCAAGACGACACTGGATGCGGAACTGGCCGCCCAGTACGGCGTGCCGGGACTCACGGCTTGTCCCATGATGCGGGAAGGCCAGGTCTTTTACGCCGACTACGCCAAGCCCGAGGGCTTCTGCGACGAAGCGTGGAAGGCGATCTATCAGTACGTCTTCGCCCTGGCTCACGGCGACGGCAAGACCTTGTTTTATCACGGCGACTGGATCGCTAAGCCCAACGTCGCCATTTGCAGCTGCAACGACGGCCTGCGCCCGGTCATCATGAAGCTCGAAGGAACGGATGAAGAGGCGGAACGCAGCTACGTTCCCGTCCGCTGA
- a CDS encoding phage replisome organizer N-terminal domain-containing protein, with amino-acid sequence MKQLRWMKTKIGLFGDPKVMAMLSQRHGETYFVVWFLLKDIAGTVNCDGYACLSEQVPLTGEYIARVLRRRRDVVEKALDFLEQIDLIRRDEEGRIRLVDWEELQDFDKDERRRQQTRSRVARFRQKQGEGGCRDDGGTAEAPEKTAGGEAAAYYAQVFGGIQRAAQLALDEMECRWGVDAVCRAVTIAKERGAEGNNLNYIRSILANSGGQPRRRGKDDCHGYASIDEYVSVMLRQADEYESAVHTRAEGQPARRADGGTRRGTGRPPGPDL; translated from the coding sequence ATGAAACAACTTCGTTGGATGAAAACAAAAATTGGATTGTTTGGCGACCCGAAGGTCATGGCTATGCTCAGCCAGCGCCACGGCGAGACGTACTTCGTCGTCTGGTTTTTGCTCAAGGACATTGCCGGGACGGTCAACTGCGACGGCTATGCCTGCCTGTCGGAGCAGGTACCCTTGACGGGCGAATACATCGCCCGCGTCCTTCGCCGCCGCCGCGACGTCGTCGAAAAAGCCCTTGATTTCTTAGAGCAGATAGACCTCATCCGCCGCGATGAAGAAGGTCGTATTCGCCTCGTCGACTGGGAAGAATTGCAGGATTTCGACAAGGACGAACGCCGCCGCCAGCAGACGCGCAGCCGCGTGGCCCGCTTCCGTCAGAAGCAGGGCGAAGGGGGCTGCCGAGATGACGGCGGTACTGCCGAAGCTCCTGAGAAGACGGCAGGAGGCGAAGCCGCGGCATATTACGCCCAGGTCTTTGGCGGTATCCAGCGGGCGGCGCAGCTTGCCTTAGACGAGATGGAATGCCGGTGGGGCGTCGACGCCGTCTGCCGTGCTGTAACCATTGCCAAGGAGCGGGGAGCTGAGGGAAATAACCTCAACTATATCCGCTCGATTCTCGCCAACAGCGGCGGACAGCCGCGGCGAAGGGGAAAGGATGATTGCCATGGGTATGCAAGTATTGATGAATACGTTAGTGTCATGCTTCGGCAAGCGGATGAATATGAATCCGCAGTTCATACACGTGCTGAAGGCCAGCCTGCCCGCCGGGCTGACGGAGGAACAAGGCGCGGAACTGGGCGCCCGCCTGGCCCAGACCTGTAA
- a CDS encoding N-acetylmuramoyl-L-alanine amidase family protein — protein MKIYLNAGHDRLLDSGAVNEAMGLRECDLAYELAQNVKGYLERNGVAVLFGQQDNLYAVCGEANDAEADAFVSLHFNAFNKRAAGTETLISHTAESLLLGHAIQSNIKAVLNLPDRGLKERPGLFVLRNTVMPAVVVEVCFIDNDYDIRQYQSRADAVARAIATGIMQWPGMARKAA, from the coding sequence ATGAAAATCTACCTCAACGCCGGCCACGACCGGCTCCTTGATTCCGGCGCAGTCAACGAAGCCATGGGATTGCGCGAGTGCGACCTGGCCTATGAGCTGGCCCAGAACGTGAAAGGGTATTTGGAACGAAACGGCGTCGCCGTCCTGTTTGGACAGCAGGACAACCTGTACGCCGTCTGCGGCGAAGCCAATGACGCCGAGGCCGACGCCTTCGTGTCCCTGCACTTCAACGCTTTCAACAAGCGCGCCGCCGGCACGGAAACGCTCATCTCTCACACGGCGGAGAGCCTGCTCCTGGGCCATGCCATTCAGTCCAACATCAAAGCCGTCCTCAACCTGCCCGACCGCGGGCTGAAGGAACGGCCGGGCCTCTTCGTCCTGCGCAATACGGTGATGCCTGCCGTCGTCGTCGAAGTGTGCTTTATCGACAACGACTACGACATCCGCCAGTACCAGAGCCGCGCCGACGCCGTAGCGCGGGCCATCGCCACAGGGATCATGCAGTGGCCGGGGATGGCGAGGAAGGCAGCATAA
- a CDS encoding DUF1659 domain-containing protein, protein MAERTAISSKLKLTVSYQDHEGAQKKRQMTFAHLKPSAEPESITAVATAIGTLQDDPITSIREVIENEITA, encoded by the coding sequence ATGGCAGAACGTACTGCAATTTCCAGCAAGTTGAAACTCACCGTTTCCTATCAGGATCACGAAGGGGCGCAGAAAAAGCGGCAGATGACCTTTGCCCACCTCAAGCCGTCGGCCGAGCCCGAAAGCATCACAGCTGTGGCGACGGCTATCGGCACCCTGCAGGACGATCCGATTACGTCGATTCGCGAAGTCATTGAAAATGAAATTACGGCCTAA
- a CDS encoding DUF2922 domain-containing protein has product MIQTKTRTLQLEFTDTTGNSVVYSLKNPKEGLDKGTIDAAVSTLLEKKIFATAEGELTALKDSRIITRQVETLDE; this is encoded by the coding sequence ATGATTCAGACTAAAACCAGAACCTTACAGCTCGAATTTACCGACACCACCGGAAACAGCGTCGTCTATTCCCTCAAAAATCCCAAAGAGGGCCTCGACAAGGGCACCATCGACGCCGCCGTCAGCACGCTGCTGGAAAAGAAGATTTTCGCGACGGCCGAGGGCGAGCTGACGGCCTTGAAGGACAGCCGCATCATTACCCGTCAGGTCGAGACTCTTGACGAATAA